Proteins co-encoded in one Xiphophorus couchianus chromosome 3, X_couchianus-1.0, whole genome shotgun sequence genomic window:
- the LOC114141548 gene encoding lysosomal thioesterase PPT2-A-like, whose product MRGPRASGGPPAVLLLLLLLASGSTDGYKPVIIVHGILDGPEQFKNLSGFINEVHPGTEVQIISLFNIGKSMKPLWIQIPEFRKAIEKITSTHPEGVHVLCFSQGGLICRAVLSTSPNHNVHTFISLSSPLAGQYGDTDYLQWLPGCVKKNAYLFCYNKVGQHFSFCDYWNDPHHRACYLKGNTFLPLINGEIPHQHLTDWRENFLRIKKMVLIGGPDDGVITPWQSSQFGFYDSNEDVVEMRNQAFYKNDTFGLKTLDVRGDVSVCVQSGVKHTHWHSDFTVFKNCVERWLI is encoded by the exons ATGAGGGGTCCGCGGGCCAGCGGGGGGCCCCCggcggtgctgctgctgctgctgctgctggcttcAGGCTCCACGGATGGATACAAACCTGTCATCATCGTCCACGGCATCCTGGACGGACCCGAACAGTTTAAAAATCTCTCAGGCTTCATTAATGAG GTGCATCCAGGTACGGAGGTGCAGATCATCAGTCTGTTCAACATCGGGAAGAGCATGAAGCCGTTGTGGATTCAAATCCCAGAGTTCAGGAAGGCCATCGAGAAAATCACGAGCACACATCCTGAGGGAGTCCATGTGTTGTGTTTCTCACAAG gTGGTTTAATCTGCAGAGCAGTTCTGTCTACGTCTCCAAATCACAACGTTCACACCTTCATCTCCCTGTCATCGCCCCTGGCTGGACAATATGGAG ACACAGATTACCTGCAGTGGTTACCTGGCTGTGTAAAGAAGAATGCTTATCTTTTCTGCTACAACAAAGTGGGGCAGCATTTTTCGTTTTGTGACTACTGGAACG ACCCTCACCATAGAGCCTGCTACCTGAAGGGCAACACCTTCCTGCCTCTGATTAACGGTGAAATACCTCACCAGCACCTGACAG ATTGGAGAGAAAACTTCCTGCGTATAAAGAAGATGGTGCTGATTGGAGGACCAGATGACGGCGTCATCACGCCATGGCAATCCAG CCAGTTTGGGTTCTACGACTCCAACGAAGATGTTGTGGAAATGAGGAACCAGGCG TTTTATAAAAACGACACGTTTGGTCTGAAGACGCTGGACGTCCGCGGCGACGTGTCGGTGTGTGTTCAGTCCGgagtcaaacacacacactggcaCTCCGACTTCACCGTGTTCAAAAACTGCGTAGAGAGGTGGCTCATATGA
- the dhx16 gene encoding pre-mRNA-splicing factor ATP-dependent RNA helicase DHX16 isoform X1, with protein MAQLEQWVNDRLHDILGLSDRYVSQFMIGIARKASSPEDLVSRLEQTGTIDIDQSVSAFAKELFEKIPRQQVIEKPSKALERQAIEMDRKNRTYTLLEDSDSGEEAAADKQRGKKKKDKDRGSKRKNIRQKKASESSSDDETPKRGGSVLEDHRSVKKEEEEEEWEKEERERLLDIEERDAFAQRVRQKDKEKTRNIAERTDKKAYEEAQKRLKMAEDDQKNMLPELRKRSRWEYLKKREEEKLEDLEAEIIDDEYLFSKEELTERERRELEYKRTLRDLAKDYKQAGAKEQEERKNRYYMPEERRSKDVPQRDLELDEAPMELGGEQGRWEEERLKTASLSFGARKERELGLKQEQDRYQLVLEEEEMIDFVSTAITMKGTRSDKDEAEPALSQAELKKLSMQEVRRSLPIFPYREDLLAAITEHQILVIEGETGSGKTTQIPQYLLEDGYTNGGMKIGCTQPRRVAAMSVAARVAEEMSVKLGNEVGYSIRFEDCTSERTVLKYMTDGMLLREFLTEPDLASYSVIIIDEAHERTLHTDILFGLIKDIARFRPSLKVLVASATLDTERFSCFFDDAPVFRIPGRRFPVDIFYTKAPEADYLDACVVSVLQIHVTQPPGDILVFLTGQEEIEACCEMLQERCRRLGSKIAELVVLPIYANLPSDMQAKIFSPTPPGARKVVVATNIAETSLTIDGIIYVIDPGFCKQKSYNARTGMESLIVTPCSRASANQRAGRAGRVAAGKCFRLYTAWAFKHEMEETTVPEIQRTNLGNVVLLLKSLGINDLIHFDFMDPPPHETLVLALEQLYALGALNHLGELTKLGRRMAELPVDPMLSKMILASEQYKCSEEVLTIAAMLSVNNSIFYRPKDKVVHADNARMNFVVPGGDHLVLLNVYTQWVESGYSTQWCYENFIQFRSMRRARDVRDQLEGLMERIEVEVVSCSGDNVPIRKAVTAGYFYHTARLSKGGYRSVKHQQTVFVHPNSSLFEEQPRWLIYHELVFTTKEFMRQVIEIDSGWLLEVAPHYYKSKELEDSSSKKMPRKQGKAREELG; from the exons ATGGCCCAGCTGGAGCAGTGGGTGAACGACCGTCTCCATGACATCCTCGGCCTGAGCGACAGATACGTCTCCCAGTTCATGATTGGCATCGCTCGCAAAGCGTCCAGCCCGGAGGACCTGGTGAGCCGCCTGGAGCAGACGGGAACAATCGACATCGACCAGAGCGTCTCTGCCTTCGCAAAGGAACTGTTTGAAAAA ATTCCCCGTCAGCAGGTTATTGAGAAGCCGTCCAAAGCCCTGGAGCGCCAGGCCATAGAGATGGACAGGAAGAACCGGACCTACACGCTGCTGGAGGACAGCGACAGCGGCGAAGAGGCGGCGGCAGACAAACAGAgaggcaagaagaagaaagacaaggACAGAGGAAGCAAGAGGAAGAACATCAGACAGAAGAAGGCCAGTGAGTCGTCAAGCGACGATGAAACGCCAAAGAG GGGCGGTTCTGTCCTGGAGGACCACAGATCtgtgaagaaagaagaagaagaagaagagtgggagaaggaggagagggAGCGACTGCTGGACATCGAGGAGAGAGACGCCTTCGCTCAGAGAGTCAggcagaaagacaaagaaaagacacGGAACATTGCTGAGCGGACGGATAAAAAG GCCTATGAAGAAGCTCAGAAACGACTGAAGATGGCTGAAGACGATCAGAAGAACATG ttgcCGGAGCTGAGGAAGCGTTCCCGTTGGGAATATCTGAAgaaaagagaggaggagaagctggaggACCTGGAGGCGGAGATCATAGACGATGAGTATCTGttctccaaggaggagctgacGGAGCGCGAGAGGCGGGAGCTGGAGTACAAGCGGACTCTCCGGGACCTGGCCAAGGACTACAAGCAGGCCGGGGCcaaggagcaggaggagaggaagaaccGCTACTACATGCCTGAGGAGAGGAGGAGCAAG GACGTCCCCCAGAGGGATCTGGAGCTGGACGAGGCCCCCATGGAGCTGGGGGGGGAGCAGGGCCGCTGGGAGGAGGAGCGGCTGAAGACGGCCTCCCTCAGCTTCGGAGCCAGGAAGGAGCGCGAGCTGGGCCTAAAGCAGGAGCAGGACCGGTaccagctggttctggaggaggaggagatgatcGACTTCGTCAGCACGGCCATCACCATGAAGGGGACGCGCTCTGACAAG GACGAGGCGGAGCCGGCGCTGTCGCAGGCCGAGCTGAAGAAGCTCTCCATGCAGGAGGTGCGCCGCAGCCTGCCCATCTTCCCCTACAGGGAGGACCTGCTGGCCGCCATCACTGAGCACCAGATCCTGGTCATAGAGGGGGAGACGGGCTCCGGGAAGACCACCCAGATCCCACAGTACCTGCTGGAGGAC GGCTACACCAACGGAGGGATGAAGATCGGCTGCACGCAGCCCCGCAGGGTGGCGGCCATGTCTGTGGCGGCCCGCGTTGCCGAGGAGATGAGCGTGAAGCTGGGTAACGAG GTGGGGTACAGCATCCGCTTCGAGGACTGCACGTCTGAACGCACCGTGCTGAAGTACATGACGGACGGGATGCTGCTCCGAGAGTTCCTGACTGAACCCGACCTGGCCAGCTACAG TGTGATCATCATCGATGAGGCCCACGAGCGAACGCTCCACACCGACATCCTGTTCGGTCTCATCAAAGACATCGCTCGGTTCCGACCCAGCCTGAAGGTTCTGGTGGCCAGCGCCACGCTGGACACGGAGCGATTTTCCTGTTTCTTCGACGACGCTCCGGTGTTCAGGATTCCCGGCAGGAGATTCCCCGTCGACATTTTCTACACTAAA GCTCCGGAGGCAGATTACCTGGACGCTTGTGTGGTTTCAGTGCTGCAGATTCACGTCACCCAGCCTCCCGGAGACATCCTGGTCTTCCTCACTGGACAG GAGGAGATTGAAGCATGCTGCGAGATGCTGCAGGAGAGATGCAGGCGTCTGGGCTCAAAGATCGCTGAGCTGGTCGTCCTGCCCATCTACGCCAACCTGCCATCTGACATGCAGGCCAAGATCTTCAGCCCGACTCCTCCTGGAGCCCGGAAG GTGGTGGTGGCCACCAACATCGCAGAAACGTCTCTGACCATAGACGGCATCATCTACGTCATCGACCCCGGCTTCTGCAAACAGAAGAGCTACAACGCGCGCACGGGCATGGAGTCGCTCATCGTCACGCCTTGCTCCAGG gcttcagccaatcagagagcagggCGGGCAGGCAGAGTGGCTGCTGGGAAATGTTTCCGCCTCTACACGGCCTGGGCCTTCAAACACGAGATGGAGGAGACGACGGTCCCTGAGATCCAGAGGACCAACCTGGGCAACgtggtgctgctgctgaagaGCTTAG GAATCAACGACCTGATTCACTTTGACTTCATGGACCCGCCCCCCCATGAGACCCTGGTGCTGGCTCTGGAGCAGCTGTACGCGCTGGGAGCCCTCAACCACCTGGGGGAGCTCACCAAG CTGGGTCGCAGGATGGCCGAGTTACCGGTGGATCCCATGCTGAGTAAAATGATCCTGGCCTCAGAGCA GTACAAGTGTTCAGAGGAAGTGCTGACCATCGCCGCCATGCTGTCGGTGAACAACTCCATCTTCTACCGGCCCAAAGACAAGGTGGTGCACGCCGACAATGCCAGGATGAACTTCGTGGTTCCGGGCGGAGACCACCTGGTGCTGCTCAATGTCTACACGCAG TGGGTGGAGAGCGGCTACTCCACCCAGTGGTGCTACGAGAACTTCATCCAGTTCCGCTCCATGAGGCGAGCCCGGGACGTCCGGGACCAGCTGGAGGGTCTGATGGAGCGCATTGAGGTGGAGGTGGTCAGCTGCAGCGGGGACAACGTCCCCATCCGTAAG GCGGTGACGGCCGGGTACTTCTACCACACGGCGCGGCTCAGTAAGGGCGGCTACCGGTCGGTGAAGCACCAGCAGACGGTGTTCGTCCATCCCAACAGCTCGCTGTTCGAGGAGCAGCCGCGCTGGCTCATCTACCATGAACTCGTCTTCACCACCAAGGAGTTCATGAGACAG GTGATAGAGATCGACAGCGGCTGGCTGCTGGAGGTGGCGCCGCACTACTACAAGAGCAAAGAGCTGGAGGACAGCAGCAGCAAGAAGATGCCCCGGAAGCAGGGCAAGGCCCGGGAGGAGCTGGGCTGA
- the dhx16 gene encoding pre-mRNA-splicing factor ATP-dependent RNA helicase DHX16 isoform X2, with protein MIDFVSTAITMKGTRSDKDEAEPALSQAELKKLSMQEVRRSLPIFPYREDLLAAITEHQILVIEGETGSGKTTQIPQYLLEDGYTNGGMKIGCTQPRRVAAMSVAARVAEEMSVKLGNEVGYSIRFEDCTSERTVLKYMTDGMLLREFLTEPDLASYSVIIIDEAHERTLHTDILFGLIKDIARFRPSLKVLVASATLDTERFSCFFDDAPVFRIPGRRFPVDIFYTKAPEADYLDACVVSVLQIHVTQPPGDILVFLTGQEEIEACCEMLQERCRRLGSKIAELVVLPIYANLPSDMQAKIFSPTPPGARKVVVATNIAETSLTIDGIIYVIDPGFCKQKSYNARTGMESLIVTPCSRASANQRAGRAGRVAAGKCFRLYTAWAFKHEMEETTVPEIQRTNLGNVVLLLKSLGINDLIHFDFMDPPPHETLVLALEQLYALGALNHLGELTKLGRRMAELPVDPMLSKMILASEQYKCSEEVLTIAAMLSVNNSIFYRPKDKVVHADNARMNFVVPGGDHLVLLNVYTQWVESGYSTQWCYENFIQFRSMRRARDVRDQLEGLMERIEVEVVSCSGDNVPIRKAVTAGYFYHTARLSKGGYRSVKHQQTVFVHPNSSLFEEQPRWLIYHELVFTTKEFMRQVIEIDSGWLLEVAPHYYKSKELEDSSSKKMPRKQGKAREELG; from the exons atgatcGACTTCGTCAGCACGGCCATCACCATGAAGGGGACGCGCTCTGACAAG GACGAGGCGGAGCCGGCGCTGTCGCAGGCCGAGCTGAAGAAGCTCTCCATGCAGGAGGTGCGCCGCAGCCTGCCCATCTTCCCCTACAGGGAGGACCTGCTGGCCGCCATCACTGAGCACCAGATCCTGGTCATAGAGGGGGAGACGGGCTCCGGGAAGACCACCCAGATCCCACAGTACCTGCTGGAGGAC GGCTACACCAACGGAGGGATGAAGATCGGCTGCACGCAGCCCCGCAGGGTGGCGGCCATGTCTGTGGCGGCCCGCGTTGCCGAGGAGATGAGCGTGAAGCTGGGTAACGAG GTGGGGTACAGCATCCGCTTCGAGGACTGCACGTCTGAACGCACCGTGCTGAAGTACATGACGGACGGGATGCTGCTCCGAGAGTTCCTGACTGAACCCGACCTGGCCAGCTACAG TGTGATCATCATCGATGAGGCCCACGAGCGAACGCTCCACACCGACATCCTGTTCGGTCTCATCAAAGACATCGCTCGGTTCCGACCCAGCCTGAAGGTTCTGGTGGCCAGCGCCACGCTGGACACGGAGCGATTTTCCTGTTTCTTCGACGACGCTCCGGTGTTCAGGATTCCCGGCAGGAGATTCCCCGTCGACATTTTCTACACTAAA GCTCCGGAGGCAGATTACCTGGACGCTTGTGTGGTTTCAGTGCTGCAGATTCACGTCACCCAGCCTCCCGGAGACATCCTGGTCTTCCTCACTGGACAG GAGGAGATTGAAGCATGCTGCGAGATGCTGCAGGAGAGATGCAGGCGTCTGGGCTCAAAGATCGCTGAGCTGGTCGTCCTGCCCATCTACGCCAACCTGCCATCTGACATGCAGGCCAAGATCTTCAGCCCGACTCCTCCTGGAGCCCGGAAG GTGGTGGTGGCCACCAACATCGCAGAAACGTCTCTGACCATAGACGGCATCATCTACGTCATCGACCCCGGCTTCTGCAAACAGAAGAGCTACAACGCGCGCACGGGCATGGAGTCGCTCATCGTCACGCCTTGCTCCAGG gcttcagccaatcagagagcagggCGGGCAGGCAGAGTGGCTGCTGGGAAATGTTTCCGCCTCTACACGGCCTGGGCCTTCAAACACGAGATGGAGGAGACGACGGTCCCTGAGATCCAGAGGACCAACCTGGGCAACgtggtgctgctgctgaagaGCTTAG GAATCAACGACCTGATTCACTTTGACTTCATGGACCCGCCCCCCCATGAGACCCTGGTGCTGGCTCTGGAGCAGCTGTACGCGCTGGGAGCCCTCAACCACCTGGGGGAGCTCACCAAG CTGGGTCGCAGGATGGCCGAGTTACCGGTGGATCCCATGCTGAGTAAAATGATCCTGGCCTCAGAGCA GTACAAGTGTTCAGAGGAAGTGCTGACCATCGCCGCCATGCTGTCGGTGAACAACTCCATCTTCTACCGGCCCAAAGACAAGGTGGTGCACGCCGACAATGCCAGGATGAACTTCGTGGTTCCGGGCGGAGACCACCTGGTGCTGCTCAATGTCTACACGCAG TGGGTGGAGAGCGGCTACTCCACCCAGTGGTGCTACGAGAACTTCATCCAGTTCCGCTCCATGAGGCGAGCCCGGGACGTCCGGGACCAGCTGGAGGGTCTGATGGAGCGCATTGAGGTGGAGGTGGTCAGCTGCAGCGGGGACAACGTCCCCATCCGTAAG GCGGTGACGGCCGGGTACTTCTACCACACGGCGCGGCTCAGTAAGGGCGGCTACCGGTCGGTGAAGCACCAGCAGACGGTGTTCGTCCATCCCAACAGCTCGCTGTTCGAGGAGCAGCCGCGCTGGCTCATCTACCATGAACTCGTCTTCACCACCAAGGAGTTCATGAGACAG GTGATAGAGATCGACAGCGGCTGGCTGCTGGAGGTGGCGCCGCACTACTACAAGAGCAAAGAGCTGGAGGACAGCAGCAGCAAGAAGATGCCCCGGAAGCAGGGCAAGGCCCGGGAGGAGCTGGGCTGA